A genomic region of Pseudomonadota bacterium contains the following coding sequences:
- a CDS encoding class I SAM-dependent methyltransferase: protein MTDTFQRSCAHWSEAGRAEMDRFYALASVDYKHLAEAIDWKNWFEERQKVVGQRNLKLLDVACGSGKFPSALKQFGRLSEASILPVEYSLLDPSAFSISEARKALFPPFHCSAEFEMTLQALACEPGAFDIVWATHALYAVPKEEIQAALERFVLALDGAGFIAHATSNSHYLRFYRHYINGIKDGAGVPFSSAELIAETLKAMGVDFKVKQISYQNTALENASEHVEGYLQRCIFDDTIGLEAMLKSPVTGPYLKECLQNGIWRFDQQVMLFFIKVAAI from the coding sequence ATGACAGATACCTTCCAACGAAGTTGTGCGCACTGGAGTGAGGCTGGCCGTGCTGAAATGGACAGATTCTATGCTCTTGCCTCTGTTGACTATAAACACCTTGCTGAAGCCATCGATTGGAAGAATTGGTTTGAAGAACGCCAAAAAGTGGTTGGTCAGCGCAATTTAAAGCTATTGGATGTGGCTTGCGGTTCCGGTAAGTTTCCCTCTGCACTCAAGCAATTTGGCCGCTTGTCTGAAGCAAGTATATTGCCTGTTGAATACTCTCTCCTTGATCCATCGGCATTTTCAATTTCCGAAGCGCGGAAAGCTCTTTTTCCGCCATTCCACTGCAGCGCTGAATTTGAAATGACGCTGCAAGCGTTGGCGTGTGAGCCAGGCGCTTTTGACATAGTTTGGGCTACTCATGCGCTTTATGCGGTACCTAAAGAAGAGATTCAGGCTGCTCTAGAAAGGTTTGTTCTCGCGTTGGACGGCGCTGGCTTTATTGCTCACGCTACTAGTAATTCGCACTATTTGAGGTTCTACAGACATTATATCAATGGCATTAAGGATGGTGCGGGAGTGCCATTTTCGAGCGCTGAGTTAATAGCTGAAACATTGAAGGCTATGGGAGTAGATTTCAAGGTCAAACAGATTTCTTATCAAAACACTGCGCTCGAAAATGCGAGTGAACATGTAGAAGGATACCTGCAGCGCTGTATTTTTGACGATACAATTGGTCTTGAAGCTATGCTTAAAAGCCCGGTGACTGGTCCTTATTTAAAGGAATGTCTGCAAAATGGCATATGGCGCTTTGATCAACAGGTTATGCTATTTTTTATAAAGGTCGCCGCCATTTAA
- a CDS encoding MFS transporter: MALFGIYFNRMNACSLLKRAAPALFFGFLLAFSSNVGQTFFIALFSGEIRNDLELSHGRFGAIYSAATLGSAIVFLWLGKSTDKYDLRLLGAIALLGLSGCMIVIANTYSVFVLCLALFGMRLLGQALPGHIAITAMARWFSAERGRAISIATLGYPVGEALLPILVATFLTFLTWREIWAHGALIILIILLPAMLWSSHLLRSRNLDRHQQLLPEKTKEGFKCWTRAQVLRDQRFYILLPGLLAPPFIITGVLFHQVHLVEMKSWLLPEFASCYPLYAISATIVTLVAGWMVDRFGAVYLLQFYLLPLAFGLALIACIDEFYVAPVFMALIGASAGGATVLFGALWAEMYGTANLGSIRSLSVTLQVFSTAVAPALLGALIDVGIRLETQFLVLSLYVFICAAVFGWMRRTLSIRQSPPRHA; the protein is encoded by the coding sequence ATGGCACTTTTTGGAATTTATTTTAATCGTATGAATGCTTGTAGTTTGTTGAAGCGCGCAGCACCGGCTCTCTTTTTTGGGTTCCTATTAGCTTTTAGTTCTAATGTTGGGCAAACCTTTTTTATTGCTCTTTTTTCAGGGGAAATTCGAAATGACTTGGAGCTATCTCACGGGAGATTTGGGGCCATTTACTCCGCGGCAACACTTGGCAGTGCGATAGTTTTCTTGTGGCTTGGAAAATCAACAGACAAGTATGACTTGCGTCTGCTTGGCGCTATCGCTTTATTAGGTCTAAGCGGGTGTATGATAGTTATAGCCAACACATACTCAGTCTTTGTGCTCTGCTTGGCCCTTTTTGGAATGCGTTTGTTAGGTCAAGCACTTCCAGGTCATATCGCAATCACTGCTATGGCGCGTTGGTTTTCGGCGGAGCGCGGGCGTGCGATTAGTATTGCGACGCTTGGGTACCCAGTTGGGGAGGCCTTGCTGCCAATTCTTGTTGCTACTTTCTTAACATTCTTGACTTGGCGTGAGATCTGGGCACACGGTGCTCTTATTATACTCATCATTCTGTTGCCTGCTATGCTCTGGAGTAGCCATCTTTTACGATCACGAAACCTCGATCGGCATCAGCAATTATTACCCGAAAAGACAAAAGAAGGATTTAAGTGTTGGACCCGTGCGCAAGTCCTGCGTGACCAACGTTTTTATATATTATTGCCTGGTCTTCTCGCCCCCCCTTTCATCATCACAGGCGTTTTGTTCCATCAGGTCCACCTTGTCGAAATGAAGTCATGGTTACTTCCCGAATTTGCTTCTTGTTATCCGCTTTATGCGATAAGTGCGACGATAGTTACTCTAGTGGCTGGATGGATGGTAGATCGATTTGGTGCGGTGTATCTCTTGCAGTTTTACTTGCTACCCCTTGCTTTCGGCCTTGCCTTGATAGCCTGTATTGACGAGTTTTACGTAGCTCCAGTATTTATGGCCTTGATTGGTGCTTCAGCTGGGGGGGCGACTGTCCTATTCGGAGCGTTATGGGCTGAGATGTATGGCACTGCAAACCTTGGGTCCATTAGATCTCTGAGCGTGACGCTACAGGTCTTTTCAACTGCTGTTGCGCCAGCGTTACTGGGGGCGTTGATTGATGTTGGTATTAGATTAGAAACACAATTTTTAGTCCTTTCTCTGTACGTTTTTATTTGTGCTGCTGTCTTCGGGTGGATGAGGCGAACCCTCTCAATAAGACAGTCACCGCCACGCCACGCATAA